GACGGCGAAAACGTCAGCGCACTAACACCGGCCAGCCCTACCAGGCTCACCAAAGCCGCCACTACCCCATAAGCCAATTGTCGAGTGGTTCTTAATCGCATAGGAGAGGAATGAAATGAAGCCGGCTGCTAGAATGCCCATCGTCGTCAAGATGGTCAGTGAGCGGGGAATAGGAAAGGTGTATGTAAGTTAAATAAGCAGGCGCGTCGCTGTCAATCAAGTTTTACAGGCACTTACCCCTGCTTTAGGTACACATAACAGGGTCAGGGTTCCACTCAGCGCCGCTCACTACTGCCCAAAGGATACGTTTCCAGCACGAGGGTATTGGGGGCTCGGTGGTACCAATCATTATACACCAGTTCGAGCGCCTCGACTCTGAATGACCCAAATAAATAGTGTTGATAGGCTGCTACCTTTTCTATTAGGCGTGCGGGGTCCCGTAGTGGGGAGCGAAATCGAATTACTGTGGAGTGTGCTGTTTGCAACTGATAACGCTCATCCATAGACTGGGACAGTCCAATCTGCTGAAAGAAGCTTCTGACCTGCTCCCGTAGCTGCACTAATCCTTCATCGGCCGGCGTGCCTTGCAGAATAACAGCCCTAGCAGAAGCTGTTATCCCGGTGTAGGTTACCGTAAACGGTTCGCTAGCTTGTAGACTGGCACGCACGGCTTGCTGGTAGACAGCAGGCTCAACGGTTTCTAAAGTAAAGCCGGGGTAGCAGGAGATAACAGAGGAGATTGTTAGATGAAGATCTGAAGCAGGATAGTAGTATTGTTCGGGCTCGATTTCGCGAAAATTGGCTAGCATCTGCTCAACCCTTGTCGCAATGGGTGCGGGCAGTTTGGCCCGTAGCGTGAGGCCCCGCCGATCATCCTGTAGCGTATGAAGTTGGGAGTCGAGTTGCGTCTCTCCGCGTGCTAGGTGTCGGAACGCATCTAGGCGCATGGTGTCGTAATAGTCTTGCAGGTTCATGCTGGACTCGGCTTGAAGAAGAAAGGACGTTACTTGCTGCTTACCAGCGGATGATTAG
This genomic window from Hymenobacter volaticus contains:
- a CDS encoding 2'-5' RNA ligase family protein, whose product is MNLQDYYDTMRLDAFRHLARGETQLDSQLHTLQDDRRGLTLRAKLPAPIATRVEQMLANFREIEPEQYYYPASDLHLTISSVISCYPGFTLETVEPAVYQQAVRASLQASEPFTVTYTGITASARAVILQGTPADEGLVQLREQVRSFFQQIGLSQSMDERYQLQTAHSTVIRFRSPLRDPARLIEKVAAYQHYLFGSFRVEALELVYNDWYHRAPNTLVLETYPLGSSERR